The Montipora foliosa isolate CH-2021 chromosome 10, ASM3666993v2, whole genome shotgun sequence genomic sequence AGTCGCGATTTCGTTGTCGCCGCTTCGCCactaagaagaagaaagaaaaacctctggggcCAGGGTAATTTTTGTTCAGCTGTTGCAGAAAAGTAGTTTCGTTAAAGGGGTCTAGTgcattgcttttagccaatgaaatcaccgcctcgtGATTATGACTAAGATCCGAgtaaaaagtgggcggaaggactTTCGAAAGCAAGATGCTATTTCCAagtttgaataaatttgaatgaaaagttCAGAAAGCAAATTGATGGCACATTAAAGGGCTCTTGCGATAAAATTAGATCACCCCTGAAGAAGACACGACAGGAGTGTCGACACGTTTTGTCTTTCAATCGTAACTTTCTCAGCTACATCCAATATTTACAAACCAGAGTAGCATCAGACTATGTCTACACTAATACCTTGCCAGTTTTAACACCATGAGTGGCCCTAGCTCCAGCCCACAGGTATTCAAATCCATCTTTGTGCAAACTGGATCCTGTGACTCCATCGGACTCGATCACAAAGTTTAGATCACAGTTATAATCATCCAACACAACGCGACAACCTTGTGAAGCATCACTTCCGCATGATCTTCCTCCAGAATCGAAGCTAGCGTTTTGGCTTTCGCATTGACGATCCGAACCAAACTGATTATAGCCTTGACCGTGAGCTTTTTTATACATTCGGCAAAAGAATACAAGCGCCTAATTTCCCTTCCTGATAGATGTTAGATATGTGCAAAGTCCAGCTGTATATTCCGGTGGCCGAGAAGCGATCCCAAAATGATGTGCGACaactaattgaaaaaaagactaGGCACTACTTAAAGGAATACGTCAGCTGGAATCTGGAAAAGGAACCGGAACCGGAATAAGAACAAGAAACGTCGAATGATATCCAGTTGTTTTATTTGAGCTAAAATAGTTGAACTTTATGTTGCACAGTTTAAAatgcaaaattgatttttacgGATATTGTTGTTGCAAAAAAGTTCTTACCACTGGCGTCACTCGTGTTTTGAACGGCTCAAGTTACGAGAATGATTGACATTGAGACTTCTCCTTGTTCCTTGGTGGCGTGGGAGCAAAGTTGTTTCGGATGCCATGGATGAAAGAAGTCCAGAAGAAAAAGTAAATGACAAAAGAAATTCACCTGATTTATTGGAATAAAATGTTAAGGTACTGACAACTACGGACCTTGCCTTCCAGATCTCGCCTGCCGCATCGGAGATGAAGAAGACTAGCATGAGTGGCAGGCGTTCAAAGGGAAACGAAAAGGGAAAGGGAGAACGAGGGGGCGCGCGTGGAAGAAGGGGAGGACGCTACTGTTTTTTCGATTCTTTTACGCTCAGattctaataggccatttcagaaacgtgagaggactgggacgagtttctcATACTTGCTtagattgaaaatctaaactcttcaactgaaatgttaccaaatgaaaagctatccagccaagtttgagagttttctacggaaaattggccaaatgggagacttgcaaaagttgcaaaatcccatacaaacccttataattttgtggcctgtctacccattccatacaaactctctattttaGGTGAAATTTGAAGATATATTATTTCACCATTTTCCTCCTCTAAATACATCTATTCTTGGTAAAGACTATGAAACTTGGTtgatctttcatttgaatgtctttgttttttaaacaaaaggaaaacaaccaaactcgtcccagtcctctcacgtttctgaaatggcctattggttaGCTAGAATTAAATTTATGCCAATCACCACCAACCTATTGCGGTCGAATTCACCGTCACTTTGTTTTCGAGCTCTCTCGTAAACAATCTCAAATTTGCTGCCAACGTTGTCTTTTTTATCTGATTCAAAGCGTTTGGATAGAAATTCGAGATTATCGCaacagtttttaattttccttaaggttactgctaaccttttgGGGTGTCTTCCCGGGAAATCCTTCGTAAGCGCGTTATTTTCGGTAAAACTCCAGCAAACTATATATCGCCAAAAAGGTAATAAAACGAAGAATCCGAATACATGAAtacatttttgtttaaaaaggcTTTCTTTAGCGCGCGCGAAGCTTCAAACTTCtcaaaaccatacatgttcaCTTTGCTGAATTGCCCGCCTTCGTATTATCACGCACAACCAAACAAACTGTAGtatatcaatcagcactttatAGGCCTTCAAAATGTGCCGGGCCTTTAGGATCGTCCTATTGGTTTCcgagaaaataaactttgaaattGACAAATAGAAAATTTTCCGTTCGCGACACGCAGAGAGGCGtcaaagtaaaaatatttcGGATTTTTCAAAAGACCGACACCCTTTCGTGCCCCAATATCCGACGATCATTTTGCCCAAACTTTCGTAAAAATCCGACAAATCTACATACCCTATAAATTTCATTTGAAGAGGAGCTattccttgaaaaaattaaacattttattccaataaattaggtgaatttcttttgtcttttactttttcttcTGGACTTCTTTCATCCATGGTTTCAGTAACAACTTCGCTCGCACTCCACCAAGGGACAAGGAGGAGTCTCAATGTCAATCATTCTCGTAACTTGAGCCGTTCAAAACAGGACGCCAGTGATAAGTGTTATTGCCTAGCTCAATAACAACAATATCCGTAAAAGTCAATTTTGCAGTTTAAAGTGTGTAATATAACATTCAACTCTTTTAACTGAAATAAAACAACTGGATATCATCGACGTTTCTTGTTCTTATTCCGGTTCCGGATTTCTTCTTTTCCAGATGCCCACTTTTGAGGGTGCGTTCGCCTGGgaaatcttaaaatctggatatTCGGATTTCGAATCGAACATAAtatctgaaaacggattttgtcgcGGATGTCACTAATTGAAATCCTTCCTGACATGGATTTCGAATTAGTGAAATCCGAAACAACTTCAGATCTTGTGTTCGACTGCAAATTTTAAGATCCAGATCCAGATTCCCTAATCGAACGCACCCTGAGCgttcttaagttttttttttcgcctccCGCTAATGAACATGAATGACCTTTCCACTCCAGTCAACCTGtaaagcaacctcgttcccagggtttctcttctctgcctcctagGAGGCCTCctaggaggcagagaagagaaaccctgggaacgaggttgcctgtAAAGGCGTccttacactgtgcaatttttcgtgcaacttgtctcgcaacgccattgcgaGGCAAGTTGCAAGAATCATTGCCCAATGAAACATACCtttgcaacggccaaaaacgtTGTGAGACCAGTCGCAAAAACCGTTGAGGAAAGTAGAATCGAGTTCTAATTTCCGCAACGGTtgcaacaaataattatttaagcATTGCGCCACAGGTGACCCAAACACATAATTCGAATGCTCAGTCAACGTAACGATTTGTAGGGTTTAACgctgtccactgttttagtataaactaAGATCAAATACTCGAGGCACACTGCACTTTAGCAATATTATTCACTTGGTAATCATCTTATTCCTGCTTTCCCTCATTAATGAGGAAAGGAGGAAAGACAGTAGAATATAGGGCAGGGTATCTGTCTTGAAGTAATATAACATAAGGGAATAAGCAAATCATGTAATATCATTGTCAGGGGTTCTAGATTCATTgttggctgaaaaaaaaaagaagaaacgaaaggacAAAAGAATTTGTGTTTCTATCATTATTGTTTTGTATATAGCATCATCCACTTACTTTCCTAGAGAAACATCCGGAATGTTCATAAACTATCGTAATTGCGTAAATGCTGCATCTTAAAGGTCCTAGAGAtaggaaataaagaaaataaagcacGCGAACCGTGACTTGTAATCATTACGataattattgaaaaataaTCATTTCGGCAAATACTGATTCAGATACTCTGTCAAATGCTAGTAACTGTAATAGTTAAGGAAAATTGATTTTATAAACTAAACAAAGTATTAAAATGTACTGGTGTATATTTCAAGCCCTGGTAATAGACGAAAGGGGGATTCAGCGATCCTTGCACTCAGTACATTgacaattgaaaaatttagaTGGCTTCAACCGGATTATATTTGTGGTCTTTGTAGCGACCGATCACTACTAAGTCCAGGGCACCACagcaaaccaaaaacaaaaacataagtTCGTAATTCTTTCTGTTACTCAGCTGTTTCTGGATAAGTGTTCTAAACGTACGCCTGATTAGTTTTTGCCTTGCGACaatttaaacgtcgcatttcacatgtgccggaGCTAAtgaaaatgagcgaaaacaataaatttttcttatttgcattagattcggcataTGTGAAATgagacgtttaaaacgggcctaagttTTCTTGTTTGCATGGTTTATATTTCCTGTTAGTTTTGTGCAACAAACTATTATTAAAGTTTATTCTTAGTGTAAGGCTTATGTTATGTCTTACGTGAATAACTAAGCACTGCTGAACATCCGGATTTTTCCGcgtttttgaataaattagcgGTAAAATGTGCTCTTCGTTATCAACTATCAAGGGATGTGGTCGAATGTAAATTATTCCTCTTGGTGTTTCTCCGGAGGCTCTCACTCTtgtaaatttcatttttcttagtAAGCTTCAAGAAAATTAACTGTGTGTATCCACGAGTATTGTTTTTTGACTTGCGTCTTACCAGGTCTACATCATGTTCTGATAGTTTTGTATAGGTCCATATGGCACCATCTGTGCCCAAGATCAGAAATTGGAACTATCTGTGCCCAAAAAGCGGAATTTTGTATCATTTAAGAGCAGAGTTGTTAGTTTTTTCTTCAAGTAGATTAAATgggaatagaccatattcgtattcccagtattggactggaactagcttacaatggaggctaatgcgggggaatatattaaaaagtatttgcatttgaaaagatttccccgcattagcctccattgcaagctagttccagtccaatactgagaatacgaatatggtctaacGGCACCTGTGGCGGCAACTCTTTTCAGGTCAGCGAACATGACGTACAATTTCGTAGTAACCTGATTGAAAGAAATgcgagctcatcaagaggagcctctatctcctctaattccttgagtcaacccttttccgagtaaatttatttttaggaacaggtttttcccgcgaaaagtatcataattcccttgatgctgagatagctctgttttgattggcttttacaacagtgagcgcgatGAATCTActaagggaggtgttctataaataagtctactcgggaaagggttgactccgaggccaagtatgggagatagaggctcctcttaatgagctcctgaaAGAAACTACATCTGAAAAGTGAGAAACGAATCTTGGCGCCTTTCAAACGCTTAGTAAAGTTTTTTGCTTCTTGTGACGTTACTATTGCCTTTTCGGCAAATACGCGTTGTTATTACTTCGGCTACTGAATTAATTTTCCCAAGGCAGTGGCAATCAATGTGTACTTAAAGAGAGATCTAGTGCATGGCGTCCGAACGACCTCCCAAAGTCGAAACTGGCATAGCAAAGACTACAAGAATTTTGTGGGACGTGGCGTCTCAGTTGTGTATCCGCGAGTCTTGTTTTTTGACTTGCGTTTTACGAGGTCTACATGTTCTGATATGTTTTGTATGGGTTTAACTGTGTCATTGATTATGGGACCATCTGTTCCCAGAAGTATGAGACTATCAGTGCACAAGTTCTAAGTCCTGGGCCTAATTGTTTGGGATCGTCTGCGTCCAAGGGTATGGGACAGAAAGTTCATACTCCTGGGCTCAGATGGTGCCTGATgtgtttttgtacatttttgcTCATAGTGCTTATAGTGTTGGTTATTACTTATTCCTTTTTTAATAGCTGTTCTTctgattttagttttttttatatgTGTCTGAAATGTGATGAGAATTCTTCTCCTCAGTCTTACAGCATCTGCAACCCACTACATCCATGCTAACTTCCAAAGCGCTTGGTACAATGCGTTCGTACCTTGAAGGTTTCATAAGACGGAAACGATGAGCTTCTTCTGTTGTTTGCTGTTTTCCGGATATCCTTTCCAGGTTGCAGTACATTTACAGTGCCTGCTCAATTTTGCCAATTTTCCTTCTCCAGTTCTCATCAGCTTCGATTGGGCTCAGCCGATGGCTGGCTTTTCAAATATATTCCATCCACCCTCTGATCTCTTCGATGGTTAATGCGTTtcaacagaaacccataaaggttgaaacgtgtaacgcgcgttcacagcttccgaatattcagtgctaagtactatatttggaaacccctcgctgcAGTTATTTCGcacgagaacattggtggtattgcgtcacggtgtacttgcgaactgattggttgaatgtttctctctttttgttccaaatatggtacttagcaaattgaatattcagaagcttgtttcccagcacacaaggggccgttacacgtttcaacccttatgggtttctggtttcaACGAATTGTGGGTAGGTCTGGGGTCAAAAAAGATCCTGTGACCCCTGAGGTGATGAAGGCCCTTGGCGAATCAAAGATAACAGTTAAGTCTCTTTCTCTTTCGGATCTCAGATCACTTGCTTTATGTtggcaaggatggcacagtcggttagtgcgcggccttggtgcacgAGGTCCTGatttcgattcccggatctcccgtccttgtttcgacttctttcctttcagtgcaGCTTaattaagtagctttaaatacgcTCAAAACGGAGCAcagatggagaggggggagtaaaatgagcgaaCCCGTCGACTTCAGGCTTGTCAATTGAATTAATGTTAAGAGTTagcgacgttaaatatggttactttacttcaATGGTTACGTGGGCCTGCGATATGATACATATATATAAGAAGAagggtgtagccatgcctcaaTAGATAATGTAGTAAGGAATAAACTTCTTGAGGCACAAATGTTTGTAATTGGtttaatacttcaaacgtttcgccgtttagagcttcgtcagtgaatgaagattatgaataCAAGATcggtttatgtaaaaaaaatcaaatgctcgcattgcgacacggtttatatcggtgaaacaagtagaactataggatccagaataaaagaacatatcagaatggtgaaacagactgtgcattcacatttgatcaatcATAACAAACCACCGTGCATGATATCTCTTAGgaaatcctccacaggaacatccacgacatccgcacgcgtaaaaccatcgaagcgctagaaatccgcaagcatgagaacgtcatgaatggttgcatAGGACGAACTCTAAAtttagattaacaccatcaaattaatgagccttgacaTTCCACTATTGTACTAGGTTATTTACATAAACCAATCTTGtattcataatcttcattcactgaggaagctctaaacggcgaaacgtttgaagtgcTAAACCGATTACAAATAtttatgcctcaagaagtttattccttattacatatatttcttattagatgttttggtgtgtagtatcgctgagtatttttacgagttgtgctgtattttgacgagGCCGCTAGGGCgaatcaaaatacaaacaacgaatagagatactcagcgatactacacaccaaaacatctaataagatataCACActaaattagtatcacccaactagtggactaatgcaaatcctgcattttgattggctacgttactagaggactattattaatagtcctcgagtagcggaaagcgtgacgctttctttcggtttattcccaaataaatatttcttcaacgtgcatttgctaactttattattgccttttctgtccgactagttggttgataatgaaacaattagacccttcgccctcaagggccacgggtcaatagcccattcggcttcgcctcatgagCTATATAAATAGTTGATAGCGCgggctctgattggctgctcaaactccgaatatcctttgttagtatatactagaacagtggatagcgttggactcgcgcgctgattggctcgtcaaactccgaatatcctgtccaatttacctccgagcaactcgggaaaaaatggagtaccgatttgcatccgtgacaagtgaagaaaacatcgaaattaattttttgtgctgtatattatctgactgttttagtatacagctatttcgagaaagtttgtcaagaataaagtgcacgcgacaatcccgaaaggtaatatgggatatgatcaatacagtgtttctaacgactgtagctgtcgaacctacttttgttactttccttcagcactcgcaaacatatatcagtggcctcccgtacgattcttttaaatttctttgaaaaacagtgcacttaaaatcacccacaatacctttcaggattgtcgagtgcactttttccgacaacctttctcaaaatagctgtatactaaaacaactattcacttcagtttcggtggctagcgttggatatttaccaagccgcgaagcggcgaggtagaTATCCACCGCCACAAATTATACTGTGTTGGCTTTTTTCTGCTGTTTTTCTGCATTACTAACATGTGACGTTGTTGTCGACAGtagaaaacaaattatttctCAATAAAAGATGAAGGAACATTGCTAATCAAACGGTGTTCAGGGAAAAGAAGGGAAAGTTATCATAAAAAGATCCACCAATGGATTCAACACTTTAATAAACTGCTTCAAGCAAGCTTAAAAGTTTACACAGACCAACTGGAGTAAGCAAGCATTCTACAAGGTTTGTTAGAATATAAAGCATTTCTTTTCCCCTTTTTGGTAGGTGCAGAACAAGCACTGAGCAATAAAAGTCTCTTCAAATCTAccttatatttatttattaatttacagctaaaatgaTGTCACTGTAACCAACACTCACAAGTACAATACTATTGCATTGACCTTTACCTAGGTTGCAGAATACAATGTTAAAACCTACTACTGATGCTTCTGCAAAAAAAACACAGTACTTAAAATAGCTCGAAATCATCAACATGAAATCCTAATGGGCAGCACTTTCCTTTGGTATCCTTTATAATGCAGTACAACATTAGTCGCACTTTTAAATCAGAAAATGAAACCACAGAAAGCAACACTGAAGCCATCGGGCATAAATTAACATTTCTGGGTAGctaaaaaaacctgttttgcaTGAAACTCAAATAAAGGTCATTACCACTCTAAATATCATTGCTCTAAAAATTTGTGACTTGGTCTTGCAGTAACAACCATAAATATAGTTATGATTCAAGACACAGCCTGTCGTCGGGTTTTATTCTAATATCTTCCACCATACCTTTGATGATCATAGCCGCCACCCTGGCTATCCCCAGTTCCCCCTTTGTAATAGTCCTGTCTCTGGGAGTACAATTGGCCAGTGTTTTGTCCACTGTAATGTTGCCCATATGGGGCAGGCCCACTGTAGCTATTTAAGTCTCCACTACTTGGCCCTTGGTAATGCGGTTGATACATATGCCCTTCACCTGATACCGCCTGATATCTTCTGTTATCTTGACTTGGGGGTTGATAGTTAGTCTGATGAGTTGTTGGATGAGGATAGCGGGATTGGTTTCTACTGTTGCTACAAGGTTCATTGTAACCATGGGTTTCTTGCTTTATGTAGGAAGGCCCATAGTCACTGAATCTGTTTTGAGACCCAGTATTATATGCTCCTCGTGGGTCTCCATGTCCTAAGGATGAGTGTGGAGGTCTACTCTCGTTGTATGACCGAATAGGCGTTCCATAGGTACCAGGAAGAGGACCACCAACGGGTTCATAATGGGGAGCACTTCTTGGCTCTCTTGGGTTATAGTTACCACGGAAACCACCACTATCAGTTTGAACTCGATATTGATCTCTGGGAACATGTTGCAGAGGAATATATGGGCTTTCCTGGTCAAGGCGTGGTCTTTTGTCAACAGAGAATTGCCGCCCATCGCAACTGGAAACTTCTGGTTTCCGTTTCTTTTCACTTTCTTTGAACTCCTTGCCTTCACACTGAAACTCGGAAACAAGACGTTCTGATGAAGTTTGATCCTCTTCTATAAACCAAACATCATTGAAAACCTCACCAACTTCAGGAAGGACAAAATTTGCTTTCATCTCCATTACCGCGGattgtggaacaattttcccttcttctctctctctcttctcagTTCGCTCCTTCAAAACATCATTTGTGTTTACAATAACAGCAGCAATTCTATGAAAACCACGGAAGTTGTTCATCTTTCTGCGCCGTGCACTGAAATACACATTGGTCTGGTCAAGGATGTAGTTTCGATTCTTTTTCTCTGCAATTTTGAAAACCTTGTTCAAGACGTCTGTAGCTTGCTTAATAAGTGCATCCCAACGACCATGGTAATTCCGTTTCCTCATCAGACCCATAACTTTCATCCTGTCCATAATGGTATTTGTTCCTAAAATGTTAAACTTTTTGTCTGGGTGATCCTTCGCATATCTCTCTGCCCAAAATGTCTTCCCACTACCAGGCAGTCCCACCATCATTATAATCTCACACTGCTCTCTTGATGAAGGTCCCAGGGACCCTGGCTCTACAAATTGTGGTGGCAATCGTGATAACAAGCTAAAGCCTTGAAGTGGAGGAAAGTATGGCTCATACTGTCCAAAGTTGATTGAAAGGCGCATATTCTTAACAGTAACATGGGGAAAGAAGGTCTGGCCATTTGCATCATGATCAAGACGAAAAGCCACTCCTAGGTTTTTTCCATTCTTGCTATAAAGTATCACTCTGGGATTAGCATCAAGGTCAATGTAGCAAGTTATGATATCTCCAGACGTGTAGGGCTCCCCATAGTCAAAAAACTTGTTTTTGACAGACACCTTGCCTGTACCACCATAACCAAATGACAAGTTATCTTCTCCCACCTATAAGAAGTAACAGAGAAATGGTGTTACTAaccttttcaaaattttctgctTTAAAGAAATGATTCAAATCATTCATTTAAGTACAGTCAGGAAAAGattatatagag encodes the following:
- the LOC137974351 gene encoding heterogeneous nuclear ribonucleoprotein U-like protein 1 is translated as MYQQAYSQGYNQFGSYSQYESQNAGFDSRERSYGSDASGPRVVLDDYNCDLNFVIESDGVTGSSLHKDGFEYMWAGARATHGVKAGKVYFEVNVLEKLPVSMPETETKPHVVRLGWSVDRANLQVGEDNLSFGYGGTGKVSVKNKFFDYGEPYTSGDIITCYIDLDANPRVILYSKNGKNLGVAFRLDHDANGQTFFPHVTVKNMRLSINFGQYEPYFPPLQGFSLLSRLPPQFVEPGSLGPSSREQCEIIMMVGLPGSGKTFWAERYAKDHPDKKFNILGTNTIMDRMKVMGLMRKRNYHGRWDALIKQATDVLNKVFKIAEKKNRNYILDQTNVYFSARRRKMNNFRGFHRIAAVIVNTNDVLKERTEKREREEGKIVPQSAVMEMKANFVLPEVGEVFNDVWFIEEDQTSSERLVSEFQCEGKEFKESEKKRKPEVSSCDGRQFSVDKRPRLDQESPYIPLQHVPRDQYRVQTDSGGFRGNYNPREPRSAPHYEPVGGPLPGTYGTPIRSYNESRPPHSSLGHGDPRGAYNTGSQNRFSDYGPSYIKQETHGYNEPCSNSRNQSRYPHPTTHQTNYQPPSQDNRRYQAVSGEGHMYQPHYQGPSSGDLNSYSGPAPYGQHYSGQNTGQLYSQRQDYYKGGTGDSQGGGYDHQRYGGRY